The DNA sequence GCCTTCGACGAGTTCCCCTTGGTGGATGATCGCTACTTGTTGTCCCATGAGATTGTACAAGGCCCATTGGGCATCTGTATCGCGATACGTGGTGATTTCGAAGGTCAAGGTCTCCGAGAATGGGTTGGGGAATGCCTGAATCTCAGGAGCACTGAATGTCTCGATCACCTGCGCTTTTCGATTGCTAGTCAGGTTGAATGCATAGAACTCTGCGGATTCGATATCCCCATCGGAATCCCCGGCTGGAATTTGATTGTCAAGAGACCCGGCATTATTGGTCCCGTATCGCCCTACTGCAACGTAAACCGTAGTCGCTCCTGGGAACGCAGCGCCCACATCCAAGGTACCTTCCAAGACATTTCCTGCGTTGACTCCAGAACCTGTGGGCGCACCAGTCCATCCTGCCCAGTTGTTGGACTGCTCATTGTTGAGGCGGATGGAGGTAGATGCAACAGATCCAGTTTTGGCCCAAGGCGCAGCAGTCAAACTTCCCGGATTGTCGGAAACGAAGATGAATACATCACCGCCTTCACTGTTGGCTGATTGAGTGGCCATATACAGATCTGTCCCATTGTATCCCAAGTAAAGGTTGGCACCTCCAGCAGTTGCCACGGAGGCCGCGGTTGCATCGAGATTCCCATCCATGGTGTAGGTGACGGGGGTAACTGGCTCGGAATTGTACCAAACGCCACCATCATACCAGCCCTCTCCGCAGCGATAGAGATCATTGGTTTGGGAGCCTCCATTATTGCTGAAGATCAAATCGGCACAGGTGGAATTCGGGATATCGAAATAGTACCACCCATTTCCCTCGGCTGTCATAGCATCGCCAGGCCAAGCTGCACTGGCATCTCCATTTGGCACGGTTCCCCAATAGTAGATATATGGATTCGGGTTGCTGGAATTGCGATAGTGGATGCGAAGGTCTCCAGAAGTCCCTGTACTCAATGTATAAGTATAGGCCTCTACACTGGAAGCATTTCCTGAACCGTCTTCTGCGAATACCTGCAAAGTGGCGGTAGCAGAAAAGACCAACTGTGCAGAAGAGGTCGCCGAAGCAGAGGAGGTCGTGGGCGTGGAACCATCCGTCGTGTAGTAAATAGTCGGACTGCTATCCTGATTGTCCGTGGCGGAAATGTCCACTGTGATGCTTCCCGTGAAGGTGCTGGAACCCGGAGTGACGGAAACTACCGGGGCGGTATTGTCTCCCGTCGGAGCAGGAACCCATCCATTGTCGTACCAGCCATCTCCGCATAGGTTCAGATCGGCTGTTTGGGAAGCCCCATTGTTAGAGAAGATCAAATTGGCGCAGTCTGCATCGGAAATGTAGAAATCGTACCATCCATCGCCATCATTATCGACCATGGGTTCGCCCGGCCAAGTGGTAGTTGGTCCAGTTGGTGTTGTCTGCCAGAAGTAAACAGTAGGATTGGCCCAAGTGGTTTTGAGGTGCACATTCATGCCATCGCCTGGCTGAACGACCACTGTTCCTTTGGTCCACACCGCATAATCTGTCCCAGAAGCGGCGAGCGTCCAGTCATTTCCAGTCGGGGACCAAGATCCGGGGCCAATCTTCATGGCGACCTTGTTGTCGATAGTAGCCGCGTAAACGTCCCAGTTGGAAGCTTCGATATTCACTGAACTCGTAGCGGTCAAGCCTTGATTCTTGCGGATCTGGATCAATTCCTTGATCGGATCATGCAACCCCCAGTCGTAGAAATGATCCCAGAATACCATCGGGATCCCAGGGTGTGTGAGGATATAGGCATAGCCCAACATCACCTTGTCGCCGGGAAATGGCCAGTAGCCTTGCGTGGAACCAGTGTCGTGGTTGTCGAGGAAAGTTACAGACTTGGTCGGAGACCATGCGATCAATCCGGGGACGTTGCCATTGTCGTTGAGGATGGAGAAGTTGTTTTGAACGGCGGACTGGAGGGTTCCCTTTAGAGAAAAGTCAAAGGCCGTAGAGCTTTGGTTGGTGGCGTCAATCCAGTTCTGGATGACTTGGCGATCGGGATTCCAGTTTTCCCCAACAGAAATGTACGGGGAAGTTGCGTTGTTATACTCTTCGAGATACTGAGCGCCAAATCCATGCACGAAGTCGTAGCGCCATCCATCGTAGCCAATGGTGTTTTTCAACCAATTCATCCAAGCCTTGAGGTCCGCACGAACTGTGGCATTGGTGTGGTCGATGTCGCGGGCTGCACAGTACTGAGTTCCGGTATCCCAGTTTCCACACGGGTTACCATTGACTCCCCCGCCACAGTCACCTTGACCGGGGGCATCTCCCCATTCATCATTGGCAACCACCGCCCAGCATCCCCAAGTAGGATTCTGGAAATCGGCCCAGTTGGTCGAACCTACCCGGTGGTTGATGACGATATCGGCCAAGACCTTGATCCCTTGTCCGTGGAGCGCATTGATGGCTCCTTGGAGTTCGGCCTGGGTACCGTATTCGCTATCGAGGTTGTACAATTCGCGTGGGAGATATCCTTGTGGAGCAGCGGCATCCGAAGAAGGCGGAAACCACACCACATCGATTCCCGAGGCGGAGAGGTCGGTGGCTTTGGAATTGATTACATTCCACCAGCCAGCGGTGTTGGAGTGAGATTCCCAGTTGAATCCCTGGATCATCACGTCGGAATTCTGGGCGAAGAGGCAACTGCTCACGCAAGCGAGGAGCGTCACCAGAAGGAGTTTAGGTAGCGTCATCGAGAAATAAAATGACCTGTACGTACCTATTTCAGAAGGCTTAGCCCCCCAAGATTTGGGAACCAACTGCGATAGGCAGGACAGAAAACGAGTATTGAAAATAGTAGTTGATGAACGCTCGATGTCTCATGATGCGAGCTCATGGCAGGTAGATCAAGTTTAGCCCAAAACGCCTCCCTTGTTCGCTTCAATGGATCAGACGGAACGTTTTTGACACAGGGTCAATGGGTCGAGACATGAAGTGAACCCCGACGGTATTCTCGATAATCGCATGGAAAGTGAAGTTTTGAACCCCATACTGCGTAAGATTTACCCGACCGAAAAATTTCGCGACAGATACACGCAAATTCCAACAACTGGTAAATCAATGCTGAATAGGAATATGAATACTGGCAAAAAAAGCATGGAATTTCCACCTGGGAAATTTTCGTCTATCCTCCAAACCCAATAGTTCCACCCTCCGTAATAGTGTGGAAATTAATTTAAGCCATCATGACAACCACTCTTTTTCGCCCTGTCAACGCTGTGGAGCTGAGACTCATTCAGGACTCCAACTGGAAAGCCTTCCCCCCGCGGCTCCCTGAGCAACCCATTTTCTATCCGGTGATGAATATCGAGTACGCCCGCCAAATCACCGTGGAATGGAACGTTCCTGCATACGGAAATGGCCATGTCGTCGCATTTGATGTGGACAGTTCCTATTTGGAGCGATTCGAAGTACAACAAGTGGGAGGACCTATCCATGTGGAGCTTTGGGTACCCGCAGAAGATTTGGACGAATTCAATGCCCACATACAAGGGGAGATCCGGTTGGTAGAGTCCTATCCGGAAACATCGATCTAGACTTCGATGGATGAAAGATCGTCCCTAAATCGAATCAGGCGAATGCTCCCGACCCGATGGGAGCATTCGCCTGAAATATGTGATGTGAACGGGTATGCTTATCCGCGCTTGCCGCCAACCCACCATGCAATGGCGCCGATCAATGGCAAAAACCAGATGACTAGACACCAAATGATCTTTTCCTCAATGACCTTTTCACTGAAAAGCGCCTGAAAAAAAGCGATGATCGGAATGACCATCAAGAAGATGGTAAACAAGAAGATCAGGAAAAAACCTGCGATACCTAGTCCCAATATGGCTTCCATGAAAGTTATTTGGTAAATGTTATGTACGCTAATAATAGAACCTCCGGCGCGAGGTTGGAATTTCGGGACAGCATTTTCCGACAACTCAAAATGTCCGAATACGGCCTACTCCCCAATCCCAAAATTCCCGCAACGCACAATCGCGCCACGGGAATCCCCTAGGTAGAAAATATGCAATTCACAGGCTGAATGATCAGCCCATTTCGATGACGATTTTGCCTCGGGCGTGCCCCGTTTCCAAATACTCCAGTCCCTCCTGAATGTCTACCAACGCATAGGTCCGATCGATGACAGGCACAATCTGTCCGGATTCAGCCAGGTCCTTGAGCGATTGTAGATCGGTGACATTGGCCTTGGCATTGCAGATCTCCATCGTTTTTCCGCTTCCCATAAACACAAATGGCCCCAACAGCATGCCCTGAAAAAGCTGTGCATTCGTTCCGCCGACCAACACATAGCGTCCCCCCGGATTCAAAGAACGCTTGTACGCCCCGATCGGATGATAGCCATTCACCGCGACGATTAGGTCGTAGCTTTTGTCAAGTTCCGTGAAGTTTTCCTTGCGATAATCGATCACATGGTCCGCCCCCAATTCGATGGCTTGTGCATGATTTCGTTCGCTACAGACCGCGGTCACTTCAGCTCCGATTGATTTGGCGATTTGGATCAAAAAGGTCCCCACCCCTCCTGCAGCACCGTTGATCAGCACGCTTTGTCCGGGAGCCAATTGCCCGTGGTTGCGCAAGGTCTGAATCGCCGTGATTCCCGCCAGGGGCATGGCTGCCGCCTCCCCAAAGGTGAGATTAGCTGGCTTGAGCAATACCGAATCCGCAGGAGTGGTGATGTATTCTGCATAGCTGCCCCCGTGATTGAATTCAATTTCACCAAACACCTCATCTCCTACTTCGAATCCCTCGACTCCTGAACCGATCGCCTCGATCACTCCAGCTACATCGCGCCCCAAAACTTGAGGGCGAGGCTTGGAAAGCCCTCCCATGAATAGGCGAAAAAAATAGGGATCACCTCGCATCTGGTGCCAATCTGCGGCATTGAGGGAGGCTGCCTTGACCCGGATCAGGATTTCACCCGCTTTGGGGCTGGGCCGATCCACTTCTTCCAAGGCGAGCAATTCAGGCCCTCCATATTTGCGTTGCATGAGAACTTTCATCTAAGAGAGTATGAGTGGTTTGAATACAGCTTTTGCAGTTTGTTTGCCAGAATGATGGCGAAAGCCGTCGCATGGTGGCAGGCTTTCCCTGACTCGTGGAATTCCCTCGACCAATGCCGAACAACCGTATGCAAAATCCATGATCGCGAGCCATAGAGTCGATTTCATTCGACAAAAGGTCCCATTTGTTCGGCAAAAAAGAAAGCGCAGAAGTCTCTTGAACTTCTGCGCTTTGGGGGCGACCGAACCGCCAAAAACCCATCATCTACCTCATCACTCCGGAGGCAGGAAACGCACCCCAAACTTGCCGCAAATATCCATCACCTTGTTGAAATCAGGCCTCCCTGCCGGTAGCTGACTCAATAGTTCAAACATATCCTCTATTCCCGCCGGAAAAACCATTAGGCTTGTCCGCGCGGGTTGATCTCCCACCACCTGAAAGCCATGCGGTACCCTTCTCGGTGCAAAAACCGTATCTCCGGGCCCCAGCATAAACAATTGGTCGCCGATCGAGCACGAAAGCTCGCCCTCAAGAATCTGGAAAACCTCGTCTTCGAAGTCGTGCACATGCATTGGAATGGCAGTTCCCGGCTCCATAAATTGTTCGATCAAGGTGAATCGGCCTTGGGTGTCGGCACCTGTCAGCTTGATGGTCTGATGATCTCCGAGGACTGTCCATTGATGTCCTTGGCCCTCACCGATGATTTTGAAGGGTTGGGATCGAGCTGCTTGACTCATGCGGATTTCTCGTTTGGATGGAATGATTAGGAATTCAGCAGCAATTCAGGCATGTTGTCGCTTAACGAATAGCCATGATTGTCACAGGCAACCGCTGCCGAAGTTCCATTGTTTAGCCATTTCCCATGCTCGTCAGATTTCTCTTATTCTTGGTACTCAACTTTGCCGCATTGGGCATCGGAGGATTTTTCACCGGACAGGGAGTCCCTTCTGATTGGTACCAATCCCTCGACAAAGCGCCTTGGACACCCCCAGGCTGGGTGTTTGGAGCAGCCTGGACCACAGTCATGCTCACCTTCTCCGCCTACATGGCAGTAGCGTGGGATCGCTTCGAATCGCGCAACCTCATCTTGGGTTTGTACCTCCTCCAGTGGGTCCTCAATGTGGCTTGGAACCCCGTGTTTTTCCAGATGCACTGGGTGGGAATTGGATTGGTCGTGATCACGGCATTGGCACTGCTGGTCTGGTACCTCCTGCTTGCACATGCGGAGGAGATGGGACTTCACCGATTCTGGGTGCTGCCCTATGTGATGTGGCTCACGATTGCCACGTCATTGAACGCCTATATCTGGATGAATAATTGACCGAAGCTCAAGATCCCTCCGAGATGGGTTCGGGATAGTCCTCCGGTCGGTACGTCTTGATGACGTCTATCAGCATGCGTAGGATTCCCGCATAGCCGATTCCGAACATCAGGAGCCCAAATCCCAATTCCTTGATCTTGGGATCTGCTGAGATATAGTATGAATGGATCCCCACTACAATGAAGGTGATCGTACTCGCCAATCCCAAAATCAACATGAATTTCACCCGCCCCTTGCTGCCGTAGAGCCATATCCCAAACTTGTTCTTGCGAGCCGTATCGATAAACGACAAGAAATTCATGGCAAGTCCAAGGTTCAACAGGGACATATTCACATCGGCAATGGGATCCGTGCCTTCCATAAAAAAGGGGCGATATCCATAGTACAATCCCAGCAACAAAAATGGATAGGCCAGAAAACTGAGATAATGGAATATCTGTATGGTCTTGTGCATGATTCAGCAGGTCGGAATATGAATGACTGGAAAGATAACCTTTTTCACGGAGCCTTGCTGGGGTTTGAGAGAGATGATTTGGATTTGGGCGTGCCCCGGCGCATTTGAAAAGCGAGTCCCTGCTTGGCCCTCGTGTCGCCGGGTCAGCGTCTTCCGGGCTCCGCTTTCGCTTCGGTCGGAGGAGGAATCTGTCTCTGGACATTTGACCAACCGATCTATCTCTACGCTTCTGAATCACCATCGAAATTCCTCCGACTACCCCTACAGACACTTCACGCCGCCGCAGGCCATCCGCACAGTTCATTTGCAGCTTTTGCGTGCGGAAATACCAGAATTTCGCACCAGTGAATCCCACCCGAAAAATTCGCGTAGGCTTTGCCAAACAAATTCGGAAGGCTAACTTCCGCCTGCTTATGGCTATACCAGAAATTCGCACAGTCGAGGTGACTCGATACGTAACCCCACTCCGGGAAGGCGGTTCGCTCCCGGCGATCGTGGATGCCGACGACGACCTTCCCTACGTCCTAAAATTTCGCGGCGCCGGACAGGGTAAGAAGGCCCTGATCGCCGAGTTGATCGGTGGGGAATTGGCCCGGGCCATCGGGATGAAAGTACCCGAACTAGTCTTCATGAATCTCGATGATTCATTTGCCAAGACCGAGCCGGACGAGGAGATTCAGGATCTGCTCAAATTCAGTGTCGGCCTCAATCTGGGGCTTCACTATTTGTCCGGGGCGATCACCTATGATCCGATCGTGTCTGTCGCAGACGAGATGGAGGCTTCCAAAACCGTCTTGTTGGATACGTGGATCACCAATGTGGACCGGACCTTCCGCAACACCAATATGCTCAATTGGAATCGGGAGCTATGGCTCATCGACCACGGGGCCAGCCTGTATTTCCACCATGCATGGACCAATTGGCAAGCCAATGCGGAGAAGCTTTTCCCCCGCATCAAGGATCATGTCCTGCTCAACCGCGCCACCCAACTGGATGCCGCACTGGAAGAGATTCAGTCCAAGATCACCAGACAGACGTTGGAAGACATTGTCGCAGCGATCCCCGAAGATTGGCTTTGGGAAGATTTCGACCCCGTCACCCCAGAAGAGCGCAGAAATGTATATGTCGAATTTTTAGATATTCGGCGGAGGAAACTAGATTTACTGGCCAAAGAAGCGGAAGATGCAAGACAAGCAAGTATATGAATATTCGGTCGTGCGGGTAGTCCCCAAGGTCGAGCGCGAGGAATTCGTGAATGTGGGGGTGTTGCTGTATTGCAAGCGTCACAAGTTTCTACAGATGAAATACCAGATCGACCAGGAGCGCCTACGAGCGTTCTCTCCCGATCTCGATCTCGACGAACTTGCTCAGTATCTCCATGCCTGGGACCTCATCTGTCAAGGAGATCCACAGGGCGGCCATATCGCCATGCTGACACCTCCCGAGCGATTCCGCTGGCTGAGTGCCACAAAAAGTACCATCCTGCAAAGCTCCAAAGTGCATCCGGGCATCTGCGACGCCCCCGAAATGACTATCGGGAAGCTGTTTGAGGAGTATGTGTTGTAGTTGAGTCTCTAGCCTGCCGCGCGCTCTGTTTGGCGTCATACCGGACGAGCACTACCGTCCAGACCCAGCAATGAATCAATCCCAGACCTACCAAACACCCTAAGGAGATTTCCGCGAAGATCCGGTATCTGAAAACCCCACTTTCAAGCCCTTGGATAGATGGCTGAGCTGATACCTCAGATACCGGATAAATTCCACTACCCACACCCAGCCTCGAGAATTTTCCGGCAGGACGCGCGCTCCGTTTGGCGTCATACCGGACGAGCACTAACGTCCAGACCCAGCGAAGAATCAATCCATGACCTACCATACACCCTAAGGAGATTTCCGCGAAGATCCGGTATCTGAAAACCCCACTTTCAAGCCCTTGGATAGATGGCTGAGCTGATACCTCAGATACCGGATAAATTCCCCTACCCACACCCAGCCTCGAGAATTTTCCGGCAGGACGCGCGCTCCGTTTGGCGTCATACCGGACGAGCACTACCGTCCAGACCCAGCGAAGAATCAATCCCAGACCTACCATACACCCTAAAGAGATTTCCGCGAAGATCCGGTATCTGAAAACCCCACTTTCAAGCCCTTGGATAGATGGCTGAGCTGATACCTCAGATACCGGATAAATTCCCCTACCCACACCCAGCCTCGAGAATTTTCCGGCAGGACGCGCGCTCCGTTTGGCGTCATACCGGACGAGCACTACCGTCCAGACCCAGCGAAGAATCAATCCCAGACCTACCATACACCCTAAAGAGATTTCCGCGAAGATCCGGTATCTGAAAACCCCACTTTCAAGCCCTTGGATAGATGGCTGAGCAGGCACCTCAGATACCGGATAAATTCCCCAACCCACACCCAGCCTCGAGAATTTTCCGGCAGGACGCGCGCTCCGTTTGGCGTCATACCGGACGAGCACTACCGTCCAGACCCAGCGAAGAATCAATCCATGACCTACCATACACCCTAAGGAGATTTCCGCGAAGATCCGGTATCTGAAAACCCCACTTTCAAGCCCTTGGATAGATGGCTGAGCTGATACCTCAGATACCGGATAAATTCCCCTACCCACACCCAGCCTCGAGAATTTTCCGGCAGGACGCGCGCTCCGTTTGGCGTCATACCGGACGAGCACTACCGTCCAGACCCAGCGAAGAATCAATCCCAGACCTACCATACACCCTAAAGAGATTTCCGCGAAGATCCGGTATCTGAAAACCCCACTTTCAAGCCCTTGGATAGATGGTTGAGCAGGCACCTTAGATACCGGATAAATTCCCCTACCCACACCCAGCCTCAAGAATTTTCCGGCAGGACGCGCGCTCCGTTTGGCGTCATACCGGACGAGCACTACCGTCCAGACCCAGCGAAGAATCAATCCCAGACCTACCATACACCCTAAAGAGATTTCCGCGAAGATCCGGTATCTGAAAACCCCACTTTCAAGCCCTTGGATAGATGGCTGAGCAGGCACCTTAGATACCGGATAAATTCCCCTACCCACACCCAGCCTCGAGAATTTTCCGGCAGGACGCGCGCTCCGTTTGGCGTCATACCGGACGAGCACTACCGTCCAGACCCAGCGAAGAATCAATCCCAGACCTACCATACACCCTAAAGAGATTTCCGCGAAGATCCGGTATCTGAAAACCCCACTTTCAAGCCCTTGGATAGATGGCTGAGCAGGCACCTTAGATACCGGATAAATTCCACTACCCACACCCAGCCTCGAGAATTTTCCGGCAGGACGCGCGCTCTGTTTGGCGTCATACCGGACGAGCACTACCGTCCAGACCCAGCAATGAATCAATCCCAGACCTACAAAACACCCTAAGGAGATTTCCGCGAAGATCCGGTATCTGAAAACCCCACTTTCAAGACCTTGGATAGATGGCTGAGCAGGCACCTTAGATACCGGATAAATTCCCCTACCCACACCCAGCCTCGAGAATTTTCCGGCAGGACGCGCGCTCTGTTTGGCGTCATACCGGACGAGCACTAACGTCCAGACCCAGCGAAGAATCAATCCATGACCTACCATACACCCTAAGGAGATTTCCGCGAAGATCCGGTATCTGAAAACCCCACTTTCAAGCCCTTGGATAGATGGCTGAGCAGGCACCTTAGATACCGGATAAATTCCCCTACCCACACCCAGCCTCGAGAATTTTCCGGCAGGACGCAAATATATTAGATTGAATACTATTATATTAAGCTATGTATCAACCCAATACCCCAACAATTGGAACACAACGCATACGTCTATATAATGACGAACGGTAATCATACCACCTTTTACATTGGAGTTACAACTGACCTTCCTCAAAGAATCCGCCAACACCGTGAAGGCACAGGCTCCATATTTGTTCAAAAATATAAGCTTGTGAAGTTGGTTTACTTCGAGGGATTTGACCGAATAATTGATGCCATTGCCCATGAAAAAAGGATGAAGCGATGGAGGAGGGCCTGGAAGGAAAGTTTAATTGATAAGAAGAACCCAAACTGGGAAGATCTTTTTGAGGGTCTATGGTATATATAATTCCCCTAAATTACACGAGCTACAGTTCCATACATGATTATAAGCCATGCGGGAGCTTCAGGTTCATTTG is a window from the Pontibacter sp. G13 genome containing:
- a CDS encoding glucan 1,4-alpha-maltotetraohydrolase domain-containing protein, translating into MTLPKLLLVTLLACVSSCLFAQNSDVMIQGFNWESHSNTAGWWNVINSKATDLSASGIDVVWFPPSSDAAAPQGYLPRELYNLDSEYGTQAELQGAINALHGQGIKVLADIVINHRVGSTNWADFQNPTWGCWAVVANDEWGDAPGQGDCGGGVNGNPCGNWDTGTQYCAARDIDHTNATVRADLKAWMNWLKNTIGYDGWRYDFVHGFGAQYLEEYNNATSPYISVGENWNPDRQVIQNWIDATNQSSTAFDFSLKGTLQSAVQNNFSILNDNGNVPGLIAWSPTKSVTFLDNHDTGSTQGYWPFPGDKVMLGYAYILTHPGIPMVFWDHFYDWGLHDPIKELIQIRKNQGLTATSSVNIEASNWDVYAATIDNKVAMKIGPGSWSPTGNDWTLAASGTDYAVWTKGTVVVQPGDGMNVHLKTTWANPTVYFWQTTPTGPTTTWPGEPMVDNDGDGWYDFYISDADCANLIFSNNGASQTADLNLCGDGWYDNGWVPAPTGDNTAPVVSVTPGSSTFTGSITVDISATDNQDSSPTIYYTTDGSTPTTSSASATSSAQLVFSATATLQVFAEDGSGNASSVEAYTYTLSTGTSGDLRIHYRNSSNPNPYIYYWGTVPNGDASAAWPGDAMTAEGNGWYYFDIPNSTCADLIFSNNGGSQTNDLYRCGEGWYDGGVWYNSEPVTPVTYTMDGNLDATAASVATAGGANLYLGYNGTDLYMATQSANSEGGDVFIFVSDNPGSLTAAPWAKTGSVASTSIRLNNEQSNNWAGWTGAPTGSGVNAGNVLEGTLDVGAAFPGATTVYVAVGRYGTNNAGSLDNQIPAGDSDGDIESAEFYAFNLTSNRKAQVIETFSAPEIQAFPNPFSETLTFEITTYRDTDAQWALYNLMGQQVAIIHQGELVEGSHTFKISTANLPAGVYLYQMHDGQQRFTGKVVKR
- a CDS encoding PLDc N-terminal domain-containing protein: MEAILGLGIAGFFLIFLFTIFLMVIPIIAFFQALFSEKVIEEKIIWCLVIWFLPLIGAIAWWVGGKRG
- a CDS encoding NAD(P)-dependent alcohol dehydrogenase, translating into MKVLMQRKYGGPELLALEEVDRPSPKAGEILIRVKAASLNAADWHQMRGDPYFFRLFMGGLSKPRPQVLGRDVAGVIEAIGSGVEGFEVGDEVFGEIEFNHGGSYAEYITTPADSVLLKPANLTFGEAAAMPLAGITAIQTLRNHGQLAPGQSVLINGAAGGVGTFLIQIAKSIGAEVTAVCSERNHAQAIELGADHVIDYRKENFTELDKSYDLIVAVNGYHPIGAYKRSLNPGGRYVLVGGTNAQLFQGMLLGPFVFMGSGKTMEICNAKANVTDLQSLKDLAESGQIVPVIDRTYALVDIQEGLEYLETGHARGKIVIEMG
- a CDS encoding cupin domain-containing protein, which codes for MSQAARSQPFKIIGEGQGHQWTVLGDHQTIKLTGADTQGRFTLIEQFMEPGTAIPMHVHDFEDEVFQILEGELSCSIGDQLFMLGPGDTVFAPRRVPHGFQVVGDQPARTSLMVFPAGIEDMFELLSQLPAGRPDFNKVMDICGKFGVRFLPPE
- a CDS encoding TspO/MBR family protein produces the protein MLVRFLLFLVLNFAALGIGGFFTGQGVPSDWYQSLDKAPWTPPGWVFGAAWTTVMLTFSAYMAVAWDRFESRNLILGLYLLQWVLNVAWNPVFFQMHWVGIGLVVITALALLVWYLLLAHAEEMGLHRFWVLPYVMWLTIATSLNAYIWMNN
- a CDS encoding HipA family kinase; the encoded protein is MAIPEIRTVEVTRYVTPLREGGSLPAIVDADDDLPYVLKFRGAGQGKKALIAELIGGELARAIGMKVPELVFMNLDDSFAKTEPDEEIQDLLKFSVGLNLGLHYLSGAITYDPIVSVADEMEASKTVLLDTWITNVDRTFRNTNMLNWNRELWLIDHGASLYFHHAWTNWQANAEKLFPRIKDHVLLNRATQLDAALEEIQSKITRQTLEDIVAAIPEDWLWEDFDPVTPEERRNVYVEFLDIRRRKLDLLAKEAEDARQASI
- a CDS encoding DUF3037 domain-containing protein produces the protein MQDKQVYEYSVVRVVPKVEREEFVNVGVLLYCKRHKFLQMKYQIDQERLRAFSPDLDLDELAQYLHAWDLICQGDPQGGHIAMLTPPERFRWLSATKSTILQSSKVHPGICDAPEMTIGKLFEEYVL
- a CDS encoding GIY-YIG nuclease family protein, which gives rise to MEHNAYVYIMTNGNHTTFYIGVTTDLPQRIRQHREGTGSIFVQKYKLVKLVYFEGFDRIIDAIAHEKRMKRWRRAWKESLIDKKNPNWEDLFEGLWYI